A window of the Gossypium hirsutum isolate 1008001.06 chromosome A03, Gossypium_hirsutum_v2.1, whole genome shotgun sequence genome harbors these coding sequences:
- the LOC107963761 gene encoding dual specificity protein kinase shkD isoform X4, whose translation MAGDDSVASLYGVLVDRCLSLEASQVKLREEFDELVQQDKRSDEEEVMVASDLGDSTSYPVVVTFPGYFSTGTPFKNVLDSIGHAIHVSSITSGRITFWNRSAENLFGWKSNEVLGQRERALLIAEEYHASLKKIMEKLISGQSWSGQFPFKRRSGEIFMALVSKSPLYEDGQLTGVVTVSSDAAIFNGLNSENTGPYQDHSRPRRSKMKGMQWHPPRPQIASSVSNLASKFLLKKQDGVSNSCNKSMEEQDAATSTVDKLETPNIAAAKVLAKLHIRGPSNHSNEDDECPQRKDATSRSATNDVKNEHNVSRGLKASIQNHFDSSSMAENAILSVEKHTSPTLVEERSVVDSSREYNGKFSVTGITEPTAGLACQVNENELDLEFLNMDASEMEDESQKQTDGKGFSSLGNSTGSQESQSSKGDNNESNSMVDCEIRWEDLHLGEEVGQGSYAVVYRGIWNGSDVAVKVYFAGEYKESTLLDYKKEIDIMRKLRHPNVLLFMGAVYSQERLAIVTEFLPRGSLFKALHKNNQALDVKRRMRMALDVARGMNYLHHRNPPIVHRDLKSSNLLVDRNWNVKVGDFGLSRWKNGTFLTTKSGRGTPQWMAPEVLRNEPSNEKSDVFSFGVILWELMTVSIPWNNLNSLQVVGVVGFMDRRLELPEGLDPQIESIISDCWQSNPENRPSFEDIINRMTGIVQKSAIGLGRRHSEP comes from the exons ATGGCTGGGGATGACTCAGTAGCGAGTCTCTATGGAGTTTTAGTGGATCGGTGTTTGAGTTTGGAAGCGAGTCAAGTTAAGTTAAGAGAAGAGTTTGATGAGCTTGTGCAGCAAGATAAAAGAAGTGATGAAGAAGAAGTTATGGTAGCCTCAGATTTAGGCGATTCCACTTCATATCCCGTCGTCGTAACTTTTCCCGGTTACTTCTCGACGGGAACACCTTTTAAGAACGTGTTGGATTCCATTGGACATGCTATCCATGTCTCCTCGATTACCTCGGGAAGGATtacattttg GAATCGCTCAGCTGAAAATCTTTTCGGATGGAAGTCCAATGAAGTCTTGGGACAAAGAGAGAGAGCACTTCTAATAGCTGAAGAATACCATGCTTCCCTTAAGAAAATTATGGAGAAGTTGATCTCTGGGCAATCATGGTCAGGTCAGTTCCCTTTCAAGAGGAGATCAGGTGAAATATTTATGGCCTTGGTGAGTAAAAGTCCATTGTATGAAGATGGTCAGCTTACTGGTGTGGTAACAGTTTCAAGTGATGCAGCCATTTTTAATGGTTTAAATTCAGAGAATACGGGACCATATCAGGATCATAGTAGACCAAGGAGGTCAAAGATGAAAGGCATGCAGTGGCATCCACCACGGCCACAGATTGCATCATCTGTTTCTAATCTG GCTTCAAAATTTCTACTCAAGAAACAAGATGGTGTAAGCAACTCATGTAATAAGTCAATGGAAGAACAGGATGCTGCAACAAGTACAGTAGACAAGTTAGAGACTCCTAATATAGCA GCTGCAAAAGTCTTGGCGAAACTACACATCAGGGGACCTAGCAACCACAGCAACGAAGATGATGAATGTCCTCAGAGAAAGGATGCGACTAGTAGATCGGCAACTAATGATGTGAAAAATGAACATAATGTTTCTAGGGGTTTAAAAGCATCAATTCAGAACCACTTCGATTCTTCCTCTATGGCTGAAAATGCAATTTTAAGTGTAGAAAAGCACACTAGTCCAACACTTGTTGAAGAGAGATCAGTTGTAGACTCTTCGAGAGAGTACAATGGAAAATTTTCAGTAACCGGAATAACAGAACCCACCGCAGGATTAGCGTGCCAAGTAAATGAAAATGAATTGGACCTAGAGTTTCTAAATATGGATGCATCAGAGATGGAAGATGAATCACAAAAGCAAACAGATGGTAAAGGCTTCTCAAGCTTAGGGAACAGCACAGGCAGCCAAGAAAGTCAATCAAGCAAAGGGGACAACAATGAGTCAAACTCTATGGTTGACTGTGAGATTCGCTGGGAAGATCTACATTTAGGGGAGGAGGTTGGACAAG GCTCTTATGCAGTTGTTTATCGTGGGATTTGGAATGGATCA GATGTTGCAGTTAAGGTCTATTTTGCTGGTGAATATAAAGAATCAACATTACTAGATTACAAAAAAGAG ATAGATATAATGAGAAAACTGAGACATCCAAATGTACTGCTGTTCATGGGAGCGGTGTACTCACAAGAACGACTTGCAATTGTCACCGAGTTCTTGCCTAG GGGAAGCCTATTCAAAGCACTTCACAAGAATAATCAGGCATTGGACGTTAAAAGGCGCATGAGGATGGCCCTTGATGTT GCTCGAGGCATGAATTATTTGCATCATAGGAATCCACCAATAGTGCATAGAGACCTAAAGTCTTCTAATCTCCTTGTTGATAGGAATTGGAATGTCAAG GTTGGAGACTTTGGCCTCTCTAGGTGGAAAAATGGAACTTTCTTAACCACAAAGTCTGGAAGAGGAACG CCCCAATGGATGGCCCCGGAAGTCCTCAGGAATGAGCCTTCAAATGAAAA GTCTGATGTATTCAGTTTTGGAGTCATCTTGTGGGAATTAATGACCGTCTCCATTCCATGGAACAACCTCAACTCTTTACAG GTAGTTGGAGTTGTAGGCTTCATGGATAGACGATTAGAGCTACCAGAAGGCCTTGATCCTCAGATAGAATCTATCATCAGTGACTGTTGGCAAAG TAATCCAGAAAATCGACCATCGTTTGAAGACATTATCAATAGAATGACAGGCATTGTCCAAAAATCTGCCATTGGATTAGGTCGAAGACACTCGGagccttga
- the LOC107963761 gene encoding serine/threonine-protein kinase EDR1 isoform X5, translating to MEKLISGQSWSGQFPFKRRSGEIFMALVSKSPLYEDGQLTGVVTVSSDAAIFNGLNSENTGPYQDHSRPRRSKMKGMQWHPPRPQIASSVSNLVASKFLLKKQDGVSNSCNKSMEEQDAATSTVDKLETPNIAEGELNSSFLEWRNTAVGISSQKDDTAFDLAQPKKIAAKVLAKLHIRGPSNHSNEDDECPQRKDATSRSATNDVKNEHNVSRGLKASIQNHFDSSSMAENAILSVEKHTSPTLVEERSVVDSSREYNGKFSVTGITEPTAGLACQVNENELDLEFLNMDASEMEDESQKQTDGKGFSSLGNSTGSQESQSSKGDNNESNSMVDCEIRWEDLHLGEEVGQGSYAVVYRGIWNGSDVAVKVYFAGEYKESTLLDYKKEIDIMRKLRHPNVLLFMGAVYSQERLAIVTEFLPRGSLFKALHKNNQALDVKRRMRMALDVARGMNYLHHRNPPIVHRDLKSSNLLVDRNWNVKVGDFGLSRWKNGTFLTTKSGRGTPQWMAPEVLRNEPSNEKSDVFSFGVILWELMTVSIPWNNLNSLQVVGVVGFMDRRLELPEGLDPQIESIISDCWQSNPENRPSFEDIINRMTGIVQKSAIGLGRRHSEP from the exons ATGGAGAAGTTGATCTCTGGGCAATCATGGTCAGGTCAGTTCCCTTTCAAGAGGAGATCAGGTGAAATATTTATGGCCTTGGTGAGTAAAAGTCCATTGTATGAAGATGGTCAGCTTACTGGTGTGGTAACAGTTTCAAGTGATGCAGCCATTTTTAATGGTTTAAATTCAGAGAATACGGGACCATATCAGGATCATAGTAGACCAAGGAGGTCAAAGATGAAAGGCATGCAGTGGCATCCACCACGGCCACAGATTGCATCATCTGTTTCTAATCTGGTG GCTTCAAAATTTCTACTCAAGAAACAAGATGGTGTAAGCAACTCATGTAATAAGTCAATGGAAGAACAGGATGCTGCAACAAGTACAGTAGACAAGTTAGAGACTCCTAATATAGCA GAAGGTGAACTTAACTCCAGTTTCCTTGAATGGAGGAACACAGCCGTAGGAATTAGCTCTCAAAAGGATGATACTGCATTCGATCTTGCTCAACCTAAGAAAATT GCTGCAAAAGTCTTGGCGAAACTACACATCAGGGGACCTAGCAACCACAGCAACGAAGATGATGAATGTCCTCAGAGAAAGGATGCGACTAGTAGATCGGCAACTAATGATGTGAAAAATGAACATAATGTTTCTAGGGGTTTAAAAGCATCAATTCAGAACCACTTCGATTCTTCCTCTATGGCTGAAAATGCAATTTTAAGTGTAGAAAAGCACACTAGTCCAACACTTGTTGAAGAGAGATCAGTTGTAGACTCTTCGAGAGAGTACAATGGAAAATTTTCAGTAACCGGAATAACAGAACCCACCGCAGGATTAGCGTGCCAAGTAAATGAAAATGAATTGGACCTAGAGTTTCTAAATATGGATGCATCAGAGATGGAAGATGAATCACAAAAGCAAACAGATGGTAAAGGCTTCTCAAGCTTAGGGAACAGCACAGGCAGCCAAGAAAGTCAATCAAGCAAAGGGGACAACAATGAGTCAAACTCTATGGTTGACTGTGAGATTCGCTGGGAAGATCTACATTTAGGGGAGGAGGTTGGACAAG GCTCTTATGCAGTTGTTTATCGTGGGATTTGGAATGGATCA GATGTTGCAGTTAAGGTCTATTTTGCTGGTGAATATAAAGAATCAACATTACTAGATTACAAAAAAGAG ATAGATATAATGAGAAAACTGAGACATCCAAATGTACTGCTGTTCATGGGAGCGGTGTACTCACAAGAACGACTTGCAATTGTCACCGAGTTCTTGCCTAG GGGAAGCCTATTCAAAGCACTTCACAAGAATAATCAGGCATTGGACGTTAAAAGGCGCATGAGGATGGCCCTTGATGTT GCTCGAGGCATGAATTATTTGCATCATAGGAATCCACCAATAGTGCATAGAGACCTAAAGTCTTCTAATCTCCTTGTTGATAGGAATTGGAATGTCAAG GTTGGAGACTTTGGCCTCTCTAGGTGGAAAAATGGAACTTTCTTAACCACAAAGTCTGGAAGAGGAACG CCCCAATGGATGGCCCCGGAAGTCCTCAGGAATGAGCCTTCAAATGAAAA GTCTGATGTATTCAGTTTTGGAGTCATCTTGTGGGAATTAATGACCGTCTCCATTCCATGGAACAACCTCAACTCTTTACAG GTAGTTGGAGTTGTAGGCTTCATGGATAGACGATTAGAGCTACCAGAAGGCCTTGATCCTCAGATAGAATCTATCATCAGTGACTGTTGGCAAAG TAATCCAGAAAATCGACCATCGTTTGAAGACATTATCAATAGAATGACAGGCATTGTCCAAAAATCTGCCATTGGATTAGGTCGAAGACACTCGGagccttga
- the LOC107963761 gene encoding dual specificity protein kinase shkD isoform X1 encodes MAGDDSVASLYGVLVDRCLSLEASQVKLREEFDELVQQDKRSDEEEVMVASDLGDSTSYPVVVTFPGYFSTGTPFKNVLDSIGHAIHVSSITSGRITFWNRSAENLFGWKSNEVLGQRERALLIAEEYHASLKKIMEKLISGQSWSGQFPFKRRSGEIFMALVSKSPLYEDGQLTGVVTVSSDAAIFNGLNSENTGPYQDHSRPRRSKMKGMQWHPPRPQIASSVSNLVASKFLLKKQDGVSNSCNKSMEEQDAATSTVDKLETPNIAEGELNSSFLEWRNTAVGISSQKDDTAFDLAQPKKIAAKVLAKLHIRGPSNHSNEDDECPQRKDATSRSATNDVKNEHNVSRGLKASIQNHFDSSSMAENAILSVEKHTSPTLVEERSVVDSSREYNGKFSVTGITEPTAGLACQVNENELDLEFLNMDASEMEDESQKQTDGKGFSSLGNSTGSQESQSSKGDNNESNSMVDCEIRWEDLHLGEEVGQGSYAVVYRGIWNGSDVAVKVYFAGEYKESTLLDYKKEIDIMRKLRHPNVLLFMGAVYSQERLAIVTEFLPRGSLFKALHKNNQALDVKRRMRMALDVARGMNYLHHRNPPIVHRDLKSSNLLVDRNWNVKVGDFGLSRWKNGTFLTTKSGRGTPQWMAPEVLRNEPSNEKSDVFSFGVILWELMTVSIPWNNLNSLQVVGVVGFMDRRLELPEGLDPQIESIISDCWQSNPENRPSFEDIINRMTGIVQKSAIGLGRRHSEP; translated from the exons ATGGCTGGGGATGACTCAGTAGCGAGTCTCTATGGAGTTTTAGTGGATCGGTGTTTGAGTTTGGAAGCGAGTCAAGTTAAGTTAAGAGAAGAGTTTGATGAGCTTGTGCAGCAAGATAAAAGAAGTGATGAAGAAGAAGTTATGGTAGCCTCAGATTTAGGCGATTCCACTTCATATCCCGTCGTCGTAACTTTTCCCGGTTACTTCTCGACGGGAACACCTTTTAAGAACGTGTTGGATTCCATTGGACATGCTATCCATGTCTCCTCGATTACCTCGGGAAGGATtacattttg GAATCGCTCAGCTGAAAATCTTTTCGGATGGAAGTCCAATGAAGTCTTGGGACAAAGAGAGAGAGCACTTCTAATAGCTGAAGAATACCATGCTTCCCTTAAGAAAATTATGGAGAAGTTGATCTCTGGGCAATCATGGTCAGGTCAGTTCCCTTTCAAGAGGAGATCAGGTGAAATATTTATGGCCTTGGTGAGTAAAAGTCCATTGTATGAAGATGGTCAGCTTACTGGTGTGGTAACAGTTTCAAGTGATGCAGCCATTTTTAATGGTTTAAATTCAGAGAATACGGGACCATATCAGGATCATAGTAGACCAAGGAGGTCAAAGATGAAAGGCATGCAGTGGCATCCACCACGGCCACAGATTGCATCATCTGTTTCTAATCTGGTG GCTTCAAAATTTCTACTCAAGAAACAAGATGGTGTAAGCAACTCATGTAATAAGTCAATGGAAGAACAGGATGCTGCAACAAGTACAGTAGACAAGTTAGAGACTCCTAATATAGCA GAAGGTGAACTTAACTCCAGTTTCCTTGAATGGAGGAACACAGCCGTAGGAATTAGCTCTCAAAAGGATGATACTGCATTCGATCTTGCTCAACCTAAGAAAATT GCTGCAAAAGTCTTGGCGAAACTACACATCAGGGGACCTAGCAACCACAGCAACGAAGATGATGAATGTCCTCAGAGAAAGGATGCGACTAGTAGATCGGCAACTAATGATGTGAAAAATGAACATAATGTTTCTAGGGGTTTAAAAGCATCAATTCAGAACCACTTCGATTCTTCCTCTATGGCTGAAAATGCAATTTTAAGTGTAGAAAAGCACACTAGTCCAACACTTGTTGAAGAGAGATCAGTTGTAGACTCTTCGAGAGAGTACAATGGAAAATTTTCAGTAACCGGAATAACAGAACCCACCGCAGGATTAGCGTGCCAAGTAAATGAAAATGAATTGGACCTAGAGTTTCTAAATATGGATGCATCAGAGATGGAAGATGAATCACAAAAGCAAACAGATGGTAAAGGCTTCTCAAGCTTAGGGAACAGCACAGGCAGCCAAGAAAGTCAATCAAGCAAAGGGGACAACAATGAGTCAAACTCTATGGTTGACTGTGAGATTCGCTGGGAAGATCTACATTTAGGGGAGGAGGTTGGACAAG GCTCTTATGCAGTTGTTTATCGTGGGATTTGGAATGGATCA GATGTTGCAGTTAAGGTCTATTTTGCTGGTGAATATAAAGAATCAACATTACTAGATTACAAAAAAGAG ATAGATATAATGAGAAAACTGAGACATCCAAATGTACTGCTGTTCATGGGAGCGGTGTACTCACAAGAACGACTTGCAATTGTCACCGAGTTCTTGCCTAG GGGAAGCCTATTCAAAGCACTTCACAAGAATAATCAGGCATTGGACGTTAAAAGGCGCATGAGGATGGCCCTTGATGTT GCTCGAGGCATGAATTATTTGCATCATAGGAATCCACCAATAGTGCATAGAGACCTAAAGTCTTCTAATCTCCTTGTTGATAGGAATTGGAATGTCAAG GTTGGAGACTTTGGCCTCTCTAGGTGGAAAAATGGAACTTTCTTAACCACAAAGTCTGGAAGAGGAACG CCCCAATGGATGGCCCCGGAAGTCCTCAGGAATGAGCCTTCAAATGAAAA GTCTGATGTATTCAGTTTTGGAGTCATCTTGTGGGAATTAATGACCGTCTCCATTCCATGGAACAACCTCAACTCTTTACAG GTAGTTGGAGTTGTAGGCTTCATGGATAGACGATTAGAGCTACCAGAAGGCCTTGATCCTCAGATAGAATCTATCATCAGTGACTGTTGGCAAAG TAATCCAGAAAATCGACCATCGTTTGAAGACATTATCAATAGAATGACAGGCATTGTCCAAAAATCTGCCATTGGATTAGGTCGAAGACACTCGGagccttga
- the LOC107963761 gene encoding dual specificity protein kinase shkD isoform X3 has product MAGDDSVASLYGVLVDRCLSLEASQVKLREEFDELVQQDKRSDEEEVMVASDLGDSTSYPVVVTFPGYFSTGTPFKNVLDSIGHAIHVSSITSGRITFWNRSAENLFGWKSNEVLGQRERALLIAEEYHASLKKIMEKLISGQSWSGQFPFKRRSGEIFMALVSKSPLYEDGQLTGVVTVSSDAAIFNGLNSENTGPYQDHSRPRRSKMKGMQWHPPRPQIASSVSNLVASKFLLKKQDGVSNSCNKSMEEQDAATSTVDKLETPNIAAAKVLAKLHIRGPSNHSNEDDECPQRKDATSRSATNDVKNEHNVSRGLKASIQNHFDSSSMAENAILSVEKHTSPTLVEERSVVDSSREYNGKFSVTGITEPTAGLACQVNENELDLEFLNMDASEMEDESQKQTDGKGFSSLGNSTGSQESQSSKGDNNESNSMVDCEIRWEDLHLGEEVGQGSYAVVYRGIWNGSDVAVKVYFAGEYKESTLLDYKKEIDIMRKLRHPNVLLFMGAVYSQERLAIVTEFLPRGSLFKALHKNNQALDVKRRMRMALDVARGMNYLHHRNPPIVHRDLKSSNLLVDRNWNVKVGDFGLSRWKNGTFLTTKSGRGTPQWMAPEVLRNEPSNEKSDVFSFGVILWELMTVSIPWNNLNSLQVVGVVGFMDRRLELPEGLDPQIESIISDCWQSNPENRPSFEDIINRMTGIVQKSAIGLGRRHSEP; this is encoded by the exons ATGGCTGGGGATGACTCAGTAGCGAGTCTCTATGGAGTTTTAGTGGATCGGTGTTTGAGTTTGGAAGCGAGTCAAGTTAAGTTAAGAGAAGAGTTTGATGAGCTTGTGCAGCAAGATAAAAGAAGTGATGAAGAAGAAGTTATGGTAGCCTCAGATTTAGGCGATTCCACTTCATATCCCGTCGTCGTAACTTTTCCCGGTTACTTCTCGACGGGAACACCTTTTAAGAACGTGTTGGATTCCATTGGACATGCTATCCATGTCTCCTCGATTACCTCGGGAAGGATtacattttg GAATCGCTCAGCTGAAAATCTTTTCGGATGGAAGTCCAATGAAGTCTTGGGACAAAGAGAGAGAGCACTTCTAATAGCTGAAGAATACCATGCTTCCCTTAAGAAAATTATGGAGAAGTTGATCTCTGGGCAATCATGGTCAGGTCAGTTCCCTTTCAAGAGGAGATCAGGTGAAATATTTATGGCCTTGGTGAGTAAAAGTCCATTGTATGAAGATGGTCAGCTTACTGGTGTGGTAACAGTTTCAAGTGATGCAGCCATTTTTAATGGTTTAAATTCAGAGAATACGGGACCATATCAGGATCATAGTAGACCAAGGAGGTCAAAGATGAAAGGCATGCAGTGGCATCCACCACGGCCACAGATTGCATCATCTGTTTCTAATCTGGTG GCTTCAAAATTTCTACTCAAGAAACAAGATGGTGTAAGCAACTCATGTAATAAGTCAATGGAAGAACAGGATGCTGCAACAAGTACAGTAGACAAGTTAGAGACTCCTAATATAGCA GCTGCAAAAGTCTTGGCGAAACTACACATCAGGGGACCTAGCAACCACAGCAACGAAGATGATGAATGTCCTCAGAGAAAGGATGCGACTAGTAGATCGGCAACTAATGATGTGAAAAATGAACATAATGTTTCTAGGGGTTTAAAAGCATCAATTCAGAACCACTTCGATTCTTCCTCTATGGCTGAAAATGCAATTTTAAGTGTAGAAAAGCACACTAGTCCAACACTTGTTGAAGAGAGATCAGTTGTAGACTCTTCGAGAGAGTACAATGGAAAATTTTCAGTAACCGGAATAACAGAACCCACCGCAGGATTAGCGTGCCAAGTAAATGAAAATGAATTGGACCTAGAGTTTCTAAATATGGATGCATCAGAGATGGAAGATGAATCACAAAAGCAAACAGATGGTAAAGGCTTCTCAAGCTTAGGGAACAGCACAGGCAGCCAAGAAAGTCAATCAAGCAAAGGGGACAACAATGAGTCAAACTCTATGGTTGACTGTGAGATTCGCTGGGAAGATCTACATTTAGGGGAGGAGGTTGGACAAG GCTCTTATGCAGTTGTTTATCGTGGGATTTGGAATGGATCA GATGTTGCAGTTAAGGTCTATTTTGCTGGTGAATATAAAGAATCAACATTACTAGATTACAAAAAAGAG ATAGATATAATGAGAAAACTGAGACATCCAAATGTACTGCTGTTCATGGGAGCGGTGTACTCACAAGAACGACTTGCAATTGTCACCGAGTTCTTGCCTAG GGGAAGCCTATTCAAAGCACTTCACAAGAATAATCAGGCATTGGACGTTAAAAGGCGCATGAGGATGGCCCTTGATGTT GCTCGAGGCATGAATTATTTGCATCATAGGAATCCACCAATAGTGCATAGAGACCTAAAGTCTTCTAATCTCCTTGTTGATAGGAATTGGAATGTCAAG GTTGGAGACTTTGGCCTCTCTAGGTGGAAAAATGGAACTTTCTTAACCACAAAGTCTGGAAGAGGAACG CCCCAATGGATGGCCCCGGAAGTCCTCAGGAATGAGCCTTCAAATGAAAA GTCTGATGTATTCAGTTTTGGAGTCATCTTGTGGGAATTAATGACCGTCTCCATTCCATGGAACAACCTCAACTCTTTACAG GTAGTTGGAGTTGTAGGCTTCATGGATAGACGATTAGAGCTACCAGAAGGCCTTGATCCTCAGATAGAATCTATCATCAGTGACTGTTGGCAAAG TAATCCAGAAAATCGACCATCGTTTGAAGACATTATCAATAGAATGACAGGCATTGTCCAAAAATCTGCCATTGGATTAGGTCGAAGACACTCGGagccttga
- the LOC107963761 gene encoding dual specificity protein kinase shkD isoform X2, whose amino-acid sequence MAGDDSVASLYGVLVDRCLSLEASQVKLREEFDELVQQDKRSDEEEVMVASDLGDSTSYPVVVTFPGYFSTGTPFKNVLDSIGHAIHVSSITSGRITFWNRSAENLFGWKSNEVLGQRERALLIAEEYHASLKKIMEKLISGQSWSGQFPFKRRSGEIFMALVSKSPLYEDGQLTGVVTVSSDAAIFNGLNSENTGPYQDHSRPRRSKMKGMQWHPPRPQIASSVSNLASKFLLKKQDGVSNSCNKSMEEQDAATSTVDKLETPNIAEGELNSSFLEWRNTAVGISSQKDDTAFDLAQPKKIAAKVLAKLHIRGPSNHSNEDDECPQRKDATSRSATNDVKNEHNVSRGLKASIQNHFDSSSMAENAILSVEKHTSPTLVEERSVVDSSREYNGKFSVTGITEPTAGLACQVNENELDLEFLNMDASEMEDESQKQTDGKGFSSLGNSTGSQESQSSKGDNNESNSMVDCEIRWEDLHLGEEVGQGSYAVVYRGIWNGSDVAVKVYFAGEYKESTLLDYKKEIDIMRKLRHPNVLLFMGAVYSQERLAIVTEFLPRGSLFKALHKNNQALDVKRRMRMALDVARGMNYLHHRNPPIVHRDLKSSNLLVDRNWNVKVGDFGLSRWKNGTFLTTKSGRGTPQWMAPEVLRNEPSNEKSDVFSFGVILWELMTVSIPWNNLNSLQVVGVVGFMDRRLELPEGLDPQIESIISDCWQSNPENRPSFEDIINRMTGIVQKSAIGLGRRHSEP is encoded by the exons ATGGCTGGGGATGACTCAGTAGCGAGTCTCTATGGAGTTTTAGTGGATCGGTGTTTGAGTTTGGAAGCGAGTCAAGTTAAGTTAAGAGAAGAGTTTGATGAGCTTGTGCAGCAAGATAAAAGAAGTGATGAAGAAGAAGTTATGGTAGCCTCAGATTTAGGCGATTCCACTTCATATCCCGTCGTCGTAACTTTTCCCGGTTACTTCTCGACGGGAACACCTTTTAAGAACGTGTTGGATTCCATTGGACATGCTATCCATGTCTCCTCGATTACCTCGGGAAGGATtacattttg GAATCGCTCAGCTGAAAATCTTTTCGGATGGAAGTCCAATGAAGTCTTGGGACAAAGAGAGAGAGCACTTCTAATAGCTGAAGAATACCATGCTTCCCTTAAGAAAATTATGGAGAAGTTGATCTCTGGGCAATCATGGTCAGGTCAGTTCCCTTTCAAGAGGAGATCAGGTGAAATATTTATGGCCTTGGTGAGTAAAAGTCCATTGTATGAAGATGGTCAGCTTACTGGTGTGGTAACAGTTTCAAGTGATGCAGCCATTTTTAATGGTTTAAATTCAGAGAATACGGGACCATATCAGGATCATAGTAGACCAAGGAGGTCAAAGATGAAAGGCATGCAGTGGCATCCACCACGGCCACAGATTGCATCATCTGTTTCTAATCTG GCTTCAAAATTTCTACTCAAGAAACAAGATGGTGTAAGCAACTCATGTAATAAGTCAATGGAAGAACAGGATGCTGCAACAAGTACAGTAGACAAGTTAGAGACTCCTAATATAGCA GAAGGTGAACTTAACTCCAGTTTCCTTGAATGGAGGAACACAGCCGTAGGAATTAGCTCTCAAAAGGATGATACTGCATTCGATCTTGCTCAACCTAAGAAAATT GCTGCAAAAGTCTTGGCGAAACTACACATCAGGGGACCTAGCAACCACAGCAACGAAGATGATGAATGTCCTCAGAGAAAGGATGCGACTAGTAGATCGGCAACTAATGATGTGAAAAATGAACATAATGTTTCTAGGGGTTTAAAAGCATCAATTCAGAACCACTTCGATTCTTCCTCTATGGCTGAAAATGCAATTTTAAGTGTAGAAAAGCACACTAGTCCAACACTTGTTGAAGAGAGATCAGTTGTAGACTCTTCGAGAGAGTACAATGGAAAATTTTCAGTAACCGGAATAACAGAACCCACCGCAGGATTAGCGTGCCAAGTAAATGAAAATGAATTGGACCTAGAGTTTCTAAATATGGATGCATCAGAGATGGAAGATGAATCACAAAAGCAAACAGATGGTAAAGGCTTCTCAAGCTTAGGGAACAGCACAGGCAGCCAAGAAAGTCAATCAAGCAAAGGGGACAACAATGAGTCAAACTCTATGGTTGACTGTGAGATTCGCTGGGAAGATCTACATTTAGGGGAGGAGGTTGGACAAG GCTCTTATGCAGTTGTTTATCGTGGGATTTGGAATGGATCA GATGTTGCAGTTAAGGTCTATTTTGCTGGTGAATATAAAGAATCAACATTACTAGATTACAAAAAAGAG ATAGATATAATGAGAAAACTGAGACATCCAAATGTACTGCTGTTCATGGGAGCGGTGTACTCACAAGAACGACTTGCAATTGTCACCGAGTTCTTGCCTAG GGGAAGCCTATTCAAAGCACTTCACAAGAATAATCAGGCATTGGACGTTAAAAGGCGCATGAGGATGGCCCTTGATGTT GCTCGAGGCATGAATTATTTGCATCATAGGAATCCACCAATAGTGCATAGAGACCTAAAGTCTTCTAATCTCCTTGTTGATAGGAATTGGAATGTCAAG GTTGGAGACTTTGGCCTCTCTAGGTGGAAAAATGGAACTTTCTTAACCACAAAGTCTGGAAGAGGAACG CCCCAATGGATGGCCCCGGAAGTCCTCAGGAATGAGCCTTCAAATGAAAA GTCTGATGTATTCAGTTTTGGAGTCATCTTGTGGGAATTAATGACCGTCTCCATTCCATGGAACAACCTCAACTCTTTACAG GTAGTTGGAGTTGTAGGCTTCATGGATAGACGATTAGAGCTACCAGAAGGCCTTGATCCTCAGATAGAATCTATCATCAGTGACTGTTGGCAAAG TAATCCAGAAAATCGACCATCGTTTGAAGACATTATCAATAGAATGACAGGCATTGTCCAAAAATCTGCCATTGGATTAGGTCGAAGACACTCGGagccttga